One Sulfurimonas sp. HSL-3221 genomic window, CTGTAGAGGCTGGATGAGGAGTAGGTGGTGATGACGCGTCTGTCGTAAGCGGCATCGTCGGCGGTATAGAGTTTGTGAAATCCATGGGTCTCTTTGTCCATGGCGCGCAGAAGGTACGCTTTCGCCTCCATGATCTTTGTATAGATCAGATCGCTGTCCAGATGTCGAATGACCACGACGTCGCCGATCAGCTCTTTTGCTTCACCCCTGTACTCTATCAGCGCGCAGGCCGGAGCGTTTGACCGGGAGATGGAGATCATCAACCTTGACCTGTCCAACTCCCTTTTGTTCGGAGACGTATGGCCGTGACCTGCCAGGAGGTCTTGAACCGCATGCTCGACTGCTAGCCGCAGCGTATGACCTTTTCCCGTGCCTGTGCCGACAATCTCCCCATGCAGGTAGGACGCGACAGATACGGTCCAGTCACCATGAACAGCTAACGCCTTGTGATCAGGAACCGGGGCAGCTGAGAAATGCGACTGCGCAACGGAGCGGGCATAGGTTAACACCTCATTTCTGGTATTATGATCGGCAATGGACTCTGAATGGCCGAAACCGATGGTCGAAGCGAATCCTGAGCTGACGAACCAAAGAACGAGAATGAGGTGTCGAAACAGATTTTTCATTTTTTCTTTAACGGACTGCCATCATTCTACACGATAGCAGATTGCGGGGTTGGATTACAGGTATAGTACACCATTGGCTCTTCTATTTTCCCCGTTTGAGTGTTCCGGGGACCATTAGTGGCAAATGGTAGATGACTTGTGTGATCTGATATTGCGATCATAATAAAATATACAAATTTTCTGGAATTGCCTCATGTCTGACGAGAGCGTTATCAAAGCTTTCCTCCCGAAGTCCGAATAAGTCGTTAGCACTTGGACAGCGGCGTCTCCAGTGTCAGATCGACGCAGAGCCGGCGCGGTTTCTGTAAAAGCAGGAAGTAGAAGATGTAGCCGAAAAAGCCGACATAGTAGAGTGTTCCGATCATCATCAGGAAGATACCGATATTGAAATGCTTTTTTTCGGCGACTAACGTGTCTTCCCTCTTTTTGGTGATGGTGTAGCCGTTCTCGTAGAACATCGCGTCGATGCGCTCCATCTTCTGCGTGTCATCCAGCTCGGAACCTTGCAATTGAACAATGTAGTCGTTAAAGAGTGCAATGCCCTGTACAATATTTTTCCTGTCCCAGAAGTAGATAATGAGTCCAATGGGAAGAAAGAAAAGCAACATGCTGGGAGCTTTGATGAAATTTGTTATGCATAGTACCTAATCACTACCGTAACCAGCATACCTAAAAGGAACGATGAGAAGGTTATGACAAGCCTGAAACCTACTATCGGTGTAAAAAGGTTTTCCGGTTTGAGCATATGTGAAATTGCGGCATCGACTTTCCCAACCAGATAACCAGATGCGAACAGTGCAATGACTGATGCGTACTCCGCAAATTCGGCTTTTTGTCCTGCGCTATAAGGGGTGAGAAAAATCCCGACCACCCAGCCAATCGCACCGCCGAGAATAACAAGTCCAAGATTGATGGCCACGTCTGATGGTTCTTTCTTGACCCTCGTAGACAACCATGCTAAGAGAGCATATACGGACAAGATAACAATACCGCTTATTGCCAATTTGACGTTCATATAGTTCCTTTTGTATAACGTTTAAAATGAGTAATCAAGAATCTGTTTGCGTGTTTTTGATAATCTCCACGCCATTGTCAGTTTTCATGCACTATCAATTGATCAAGAAAGTCAATCATTTCATTCTGAAAAACTTCAATGACATATTCGCTGTTTCGATGTGACAACAACACATATGTGTCATTGTCTTGTGGATTTTTTATCATCCATGATCTGTCTTTGTCAATCACAGTATTTGTAAAACCCAATTTGGAATATTGTGACTTTAGCTTCTCTTTTAAGTCTTCAAATGTGACGTCACCTTTATCGTGAATAACGATCTTGTGATTTTTATCATTGCTTATGACTGTAGTTTCTCGTATTTTTACTTCCTCTTCTTTATTGTCTGGTTCCAAATATTCAAGATGCTCTTCGATTATTATTTTATAGGTCGCTGACAGTGCGCTGACCGTGATGACGGCGATGACAATGTTTAAAACGGAGAACAAAAAGAAGAGTTCGTAGTGAATGATGGAAGAAATCAGTTTAATAGCCAAACCATACACGAAACCAAATACGAACGAAAACAATAGGGGAAAAAGAACGACTGAAACAAAGACAAAAAGTTTGTACTGTTTTGTGAAGGTCCATGCATCTGAAAAGGTCATTGCCTTGTCTACCGAGATTGACGGAAACACTAGTGAAACACGGGATACGATGATGGATAAGACTACACCAATAATCGCAATACTTAGGATAAAGCCTATGCTGTCAAACGAAGCACTTAACGATAAAACTGAAAACGCGACAAACATCATTAGCAGGCCCAGGAGAAAGCCATTGAACATAAATGACCATTCTCTTTTTGTGAATTTGTACAATCCCCATTTGGGAATACTGTCCTCCCCTAAAATAAGGATCCTGTGAGTCGAGATGGCCACCATGATATAGATAATCCAGTTGGCCAAAGCAGTGATAAACAATAGAAGTCCATTATCTATATCCGCATTACCTTTCACATAAACTATATTATTCAGATTAACATAGTCGATGATGATCATGAAGACCAAATAGATTGTAAGCGCGTTAATGAGAGCCATATGCTTTTCAAAAACAGAAGAGAGGGCCATATTTAGCATTCTTTTATACATTTATACTCCGTATTCAATTTTCTTTATTATCTCGTGATTCATCGATTTATCATCTAACGTTTAAACTCACCAATATGAACTCCCAGTGCGGAGCTCATATTGGTGTGCAGAGATTTGTTAGCTGCTCCAAGGCAGCACCACTATGACTAAAAATAATATAGGTATTGTAAAAAATACAGTCAAAGCAAGTGTTGTGAACCGTTTATAGTTCAGCTTCAGTTCTTTGACAACTGGGTCAGACAGATCATCATCGGAGTTGACAAAAGACAGAGTACGAAGGCTGTTGTATCCACCTGAGCCAAAGCCTGAAGCATGTGTGATGTGTTCCCATGTTTGGTGATGATTTTCTTCAAGATAGTTTCTTAGTCTATATTCTTCTATTATGTTTAGAACCATAATAGCAATCCATGTTGGAATCATGTAGCAGTTGAATAACGTGAAAGCAAAATCCGTTTCAGTAAGGTGAGGCAAAGAAAAACGAAGGATAAATAGGCAAGCGATAAGCGTAAACCAGATTTTCCAATATAGCTTGATCTGGAATTTTGGAATAGTGTTACTTGTCATCACTTCCTCTTCAGTTAACTATTAATTAGATTACATTTGAGTGTACTATAGAACTTTTTTGGTTAGAAAATTCTGCAAAGATAGTAACAATATGAAATATTTTAAATCTTTCGATGTGCTGTAGAATAAAAATGTATACATGATTATTATCGATATCCGGGGATGGATTAACATGTTGTGGGTCTATCAGCCGTATTCGATGTTAATCATACATTGGAGTGAAATGGCTCTTCTTTTCGGAGGATATTGGGTAGTTTAGAGTTTCTTCTCCCAAAACTGCGCGCTGCCCGCCTCGGGGTCCAGTTCGTAGGCGGCGAAGCCGAACTTCTTGTAAGCACCCTGTGCGACCACGTTATTGCCAAGAACCTCGAGGGTGATTTTGCAGCACTCTTTGGATGAGGCAATCTCTTCGACTTTTTCCAGCAGTTTCTGGCTGATGCCAAGCCCTCTGTATTTGGGAAGGACGGTGATGTCGTGGATATTGACGAGGGGCTTGCAGGCGAAGGTGGAAAACCCCTCAAAACAGTTGGCTAGTCCCGCCGGCTCTCCGTTGGCGTAGGCGATGACGGAGAAGGCGTAAGGTCGTTTGGAAAGTTCTGTGACCAGGTTGTGTTTTACCACATCATCCAGAGGCTTTCCGCCGCCCATGGGGTCACGCGCATAGGCGTCGAGCATCATGGGGATTTCTGCTTTGTGCTTTTCACTGGAATAATCTGCTTTGACGACTTGTATGTTCATTTTTTACCTTGTGATCGGAGCAATCGATGTTAAATTATGTGCACGCGAATATGTTATGCATATTTTAGTGCAACGAAAGTAAAAAGGAAACTAATGACCTGCAAACTCCACGAGGTAATCGATTTTGTCCGTCAGTACCATCTGCTCGATGATCTGAGCGATGAAGACATCGAAGGCTACTTCCACACCTTTCACCATGCCTGTAAATGGGACAAAGAGATCCATTCGCACGACATTGACTGCGACGAGATCGGGATCATCGTTGACAAGACGAAGGAAGTGCTCGACGAAGCCTACGAGCACGAATATACCATACCGCAGATATATGAGGTTGCCAAGGCCTTCTGCGGCGTATTTGACGCGGCAAAAGCCCCCAAAGCGCCTGTGCCGTTCGTCATCGTCCTTTTGACAAGACTGTAACCTACACTTTCATACGAAACAGGCCCCCTTTCGGGGGCTGCTCCATAGAATTATTTAGCGGAATATATACCAGCTGAGGCGCTAGAGCGCCAGGCGGATGCCGACGGGGCAGTGGTCGGAGCCTTCGATGTCCTGGAGGATGAAGGCGTCTTCGAGTACCTCTGTCAGGTCGTCGGAGATGAAGAAGTAGTCGATCCGCCACCCCACGTTCTTCGTGCGGGCGCTGAAACGGTAGGACCACCAGCTGTACTCCTCCTCAATGTCGCCGTGCACGTAACGGAAACTGTCGATGTAGCCGTGTTCGATGAGCTTGTCGATCCAGGCGCGCTCCTCGGGGAGGAAGCCGGAGGTCTTGGCATTGGACTTGGGGTTTTTCAGGTCGATCTCCCGGTGGGCCGTGTTGACGTCCCCGCAGATGACGATGCTTTTCCCTTCGTCGCGCAGCGTGTCGCAGTAGGTGAGGAATTTTTCGTAAAAGGCCATCTTGTACGCGAGGCGCTCCTCGTCCTTCTGCCCGTTTGGGAAGTAGACGTTGAAGAGGGTGAAGTCGTCGTAGTCATGCTGGATGATACGCCCCTCGTGCTCGCTGTCGATGTCGAGGCAGAACTCGGAGGAGTCGGGAACGAGGTGCGAGAAGGTCGCCGTGCCTGAATAGCCCTTGCGCTCGCCGCTGTTGATGGTCAGCGTCGCGTAGTTGGTGTCAAAAAGGTCGTCGGGAAACTGGGACGCGGTGGCTTTGATCTCCTGGAGACAGAGAATATCCGGACGGCGTTCATCGACCCATTTGAGTGCCTGCTTGTTGGCGACGGCGCGGATACCGTTGACGTTCCATGAAAGTATTTCGATTGTATCGGACATTGAATGTACCTTGTGAGAGCAGGGGAGAGGCGCAGGTAGCGCCCCGTGTAGTCGTTAGACGAAGTTGACCTTGGAGACGTGGTGCTTGAGGCCGAGTTCGGACGGGGTACAGCCCAGGGCCAGGCCGACCATCTGCTGCATGTGCAGGACCGGCATCTTGACGTCGCGGCCGACGGCGTGGCCGGCGTGCTCGTACTGGGTGTCGAGTTTCAGGTGGCACAGCGGGCAGGGTGTGACCATCCAGTCCGCGTTGGCATCCATGGCACCCATCAGTGCTTTACCGGTGAGCAGGGCAGCCGTTTTCGGCGCCTGGAGCTCCGCGTGGAATCCGCAGCACTTGTTCTTCTCTTCGTAGTCGACGTTGACGCCGCCCAGGGTGACAATGAGGTCATCCAGGGAGTTCGGGTTGTACGGGTTCTCCGCTTTGCCGTGCGTTTCGTTCTGCAGCTCAGAAGGGCGGATGTTGTGACAGCCGTAGAAGGGAGCGATGTTGAACTGAGAGAGCGGCGTGACAACCTTCTCTTTGAGCGTCTCGAGACCGAAGTCGTCGATGATCGCGTAGAGGAAGTGGGTGATCTCGGAGGTACCTTTGTACTCCAGGCCGACTTCGGCGAGCTTCTCGTTGACGCGGGCTTTGAGCTCCGGGTCGTTGTCGAGGCGGTGCTTTGTCATCGCCGTGTTGAGCTGGCAGGTATTACAGATGGTGACCATCGTCATCCCGCGGGATTCCGCGTAGCAGATGTTGCGCGCGTTGAGGACAAGCGACAGGAAATCGTCATAGTCCTGCAGGTGGGACGCGCCGCAGCAGGTCGCTTCGGAAAGCTCAACGAGTTCGATACCGAGCTTTTCGGCGACGGCGTACGTCGACATCAGCTGCTCCGGCGTACTCTCCTTGGCGGTACATCCTGTAAAAAGGGCGTATGTGAGTTTCTTTTCCATGACTTATCCTTAGAATTTGACCGTTGACGACGATTTGATCAGGGCCTTGACCTCGTCGAGTTTGTCCGATTTCGGCATGTTCCACGGCATGACGACTTTGCCGACCTTGAACATCTTGAATCCGACCTTGCCGTGTTTCATCAGCATCGGGACCGTACCCTCGGAGTAGCGGACGAGTTCCGCTTCATCCAGCAGACCGTGCTTCTTGATGGAGTGTGCGAAGCCGACGGCGTGGCGCGTCGCGACGTTGTTGATGGCAACGCCGTTCTCGAAGACCTGGTTATGCAGCTTCGTGATCTTTTCGATCGGGTTGACCTCTTTGGGGCAGACCTCCTGGCACTCGAAACATTTGACACAGTCCCAGACACCCTGGTCCGGCGCATTGACGATGTCAAGACGATCGAGGGTCGCTTTGTCGCGCACGTCGGCGTTAAAGCGGTAGGCGGCGGCAAACGCGGCAGGCCCGATGTAGGATTCGTTGTTCTCAAGCGACGGACAGGAGTAGTGGCACAGACCGCACTGGATACAGTAGTCGGCCTCGAGCAACTGCGCTTCCTCTTTCGGTGTTACGAGGTTTTCGCTCTCCGGGTGTTCGTCGATCTCGTCGATGAGATACGGTTTGACCTGCTCGTGCTTCTTCCAGAAGTCCTCTTTGTCGATGATCATGTCCTTGACCGCGCGCTTGATGCTGAGCGGCTCGAGGGTCAGCTCGGTGCCGAAGAGCTCGATCAGATCATTCATGCGCTCTTTACAGGCCAGGACGCCTTTGCCGTTGACTTTGATGGCACAGGCGCCGCAGATCCCGTGGCGGCAGCTGCGGCGGTAGCTGAAGCTGCCGTCGACGTCCCACTTGATGCGGTTGAGGATATCGAGGACGACCTCTTCGGAGGTGACCTCCATCTCGATCGTCTTGTAGTGGGGAAGGTAGTCCGTTTCGGCGTTGAAGCGGAACACGTTGAATGTAATGGTTTGTGTAGTAATAGTCGTCATCATCTTCCCCTTAGTATGTACGCTCTTGCGGTTCGAATTTGCCCGGTGTGACCGCCATGTAGTCGAGGCTGATCTCACCGTTTGCATCCATGTACGCCATAGTGTGCTTCATGAAGGCTTCGTCGTCGCGTGTCGTGAAGTCCTCGCGGTAGTGCGCGCCGCGGCTCTCTTTGCGCGCCAGGGCGCTTTCAACGATGAAGAGGGCATAGTCAAGCATGTGGCCCAACTCGATCGCTTCCTGGAGGTCCGTGTTGAAGATCTTGGACTTGTCGTCGATACGGATGTTTTCAAAGCGTTTGCGCAGCTCTTTGACGATCTCGACCTGCTTGGAGAGGGTCTCCTCGGTACGGAAGACGCCGGCGTTGTCCGTCATGCTCTGCTGCAGTTCGTTGCGCAGGCCCGGGACCGTCTCTTTACCGTTATTGGTGAGGATGCGCTCCATTTCTGCGATCATCGTGTCGGCATCGGACTGTTCCGCCTCACGGAGGTAGAGCGTCTCGATATCATTGACCATGCTCTGACCGACGTGGCGGCCGAAGAGCAGGGCTTCGAGGACGGAGTTGGCTCCCAGGCGGTTGGCGCCGTGGACGCTGACACAGGCACATTCGCCCGCCGCATAGAAACCTTCGACGAGTGCGTCGTTGTTCTTGCGGACATGCCCGTCGATATCGACCGGGATACCGCCCATGGAGTAGTGCGCCGTCGCGGAGATAAGAATGGGCTCTTTGATCATGTCGAGGCCGAGGAAGGTGATCGCCAGGTCGCGCAGCTCGGGCAGGCGCTCCATGATCTTCTCTTTGCCCAGGTGCGTCAGGTCGATGTAGACGGCGTCTTTGCGCGGTCCGACCCCGCGCCCTTCGCGGATCTCGTTGATGATGGCGCGGGCGACGACGTCGCGGGAGGCCAGTTCAAGCTTGTTCGGCGCGTAGCGCTCCATGAAGCGCTCGCCCTCGGAGTTGAGCAGTTTTCCGCCTTCGCCGCGGGCCGCCTCGGAGATGAGGATACCGCTGCCTGAAAGGCCTGACGGGTGGAACTGGACGAACTCCATGTCCTCCAGCGGGAGGCCGTGGCGTGCAACGATGGAGAGGCCGTCACCGGTATTGGCATGGGCGTTGGAGCTGATCTTGAACGCGCGGGCATAACCGCCGGTGGCGAACATGACGGCCTTGGCGTTAAAGATCGCCTTTTCCTGGTTACGAATATTGAAGGCGACGACACCGCTGACCTTGCCGTCTTCGTAAATAATGTCGGCGGCGTACCACTCGTCGATGAAGTCGACGCCGACGCGCAGCGCCTGCTCGTAGATCGTCTGAAGTAGGGTCAGACCCGTACGGTCTTTCGCGAAACAGGCGCGCGGGGAGGATTGGCCTCCGAAGGGGCGCTGGGCGATCTTACCGTCGTCGGTACGGCTGAAGGCCGCTCCCATGCGCTCTGCCCAGCGGATCGTTTCCGGGGCTTTCTGACACATCAGCTCAACCGCGTCCTGGTCGGCGAGGTAGTCCGCACCCTTGACGGTGTCGAATTCGTGCAGCTCGATGCTGTCGACATCGCTGAGCGCAGCGTTGATACCGCCCTGTGCCGCACCGGAGTGGGAGCGCAGCGGGTGGAGTTTGGTAATGACGGCGACGTTCTTGCCGGCTTGTTTCAGCTCTCTGGCAGCCGCAGAACCTGCCAGACCGGAACCGACGATTACCGCATCATAAGTATAAATAGGAATACTCATAACCTTCCTTCGTAAACGTAAATATGCGTCAGATTATAGCGATTGAAAGGGTAGGTTTCGGTTAAACGGTTCTGGCTGGAGAGCGGAAGGGAAAGGTGTTACAAAATGAACCAGAAAGGCCCCATTTGTGGGCCTTTGGGGAGAAAATCTATAATATTTTCGTATTGTTATTCGTATCGGAAACGCAGTTGCCGCCCTTCTCCTGTGCCATTCTCAGGCGCTCTTTGGCGTTTTTGACGGCATCGTCGAGGGTCTGTGAGGCGGTTTTTGAGGCAAAGCCGCCGCTCAGCGTGATGGGGAAGGAGTCGTGTGGCATTTTGAAACGGTTCTCCTCGATCATCTGTCGGATATGGTTACACTCCTCCAGCGCTTTATGCTTGTCGCTGCGTAGCAGCACGGTGATGAACTGGCCGCCGTGGATGCGCCCGATCTGGTCATTTTGCATCTTGTGCAGTTTCATGATGGAGGTGATCTTGATCAGAATCGGGTCGATGACGCTCTGCGGGAAATGGTTGACAAGCTTGGAGTAGTTGTCGATCTCGAAGATGCAGACGAAGGCGTGCATGTCCTTGGAGGCTTTGGGACGGCGGTCAAAGCCGATTTTTACCCCTTCGTAGTTGGGGAGCTGCGTCACCTCGTCTTTCTTGCCGCTGGCGGAAGCGGCGTCACCGCTCTCCTGGCGTATTTTCAGAGCGATGGAGTTGATCTCGGTCGTTTTGAACTTGACCGAGGCGCGGGTGGCCCCTTCCTGGGGCTGGAGCGCATAAATGTCACCCAGGATCGTTTTGGAAGCGTTGCGGGCGGCGGTCATGACGACGAAGCCCCAAAGCAGGACCAGGATCATCATTGCGCCTACGAGCAGGCTGTACTGGTAAAGGATATTGTTCTGCAGTTTGGTCAGCGGGTAGAAGAGCGTGGTATAGTTTTCGATGGCTCTGAGCATGTCGTCGTGTCTGGCGGGGGAATCGATGGCGGCGTTGAAATAGGCGGAGGCCGATGCGTTCAGGACCCTGTCCCGTTCGCGGAGCAGGTTGGTGTATTTGCTGCGGGTTTTCGCCTCCCTGAAGATGAGGCTGTTGGCGATCTCGTAGACGTTCTCGCTGTCGAGGCCGTCGATCAGGATTGGCAGGCGGCTGAGGACGCCGCTGGCGCGAATGCGGTCGAGGGCGGGGTCCGCACGGTCCATTTTTGCGAGGGAGAGGACGAGCTGCTCCTGCTCGGCCATATTGTCGATCCGCTTGTACGTGGCGTAGGAGCTGGCGAGGAGCAATCCGCTCAAAAGGGTGAACAGTATGAGCAGTGTTGCGTTAAACTGCACCGAACTTAGGAGCTTTTTGATCGACGTTTTCATTGATATCCCGTGTGTGGTTTTTTACTAATTTTAATTGGTGTTTTATTAAGTGACACTTATGACGCTCCCTGCGTAAAGGCGCCGCAAGCGAGAGTGGAGTAAAATTCTCCTCTTATTATGGATCTGGAAAAACGTTTTATCGCTTCCGTCTCCGCTGCGTCAAAGCAGATCGGGGATGACGGGGCCGTGATCGGTTCTACTGTCTATTCGAACGATGCTTTCATCGAGGGGACGCATTTCAAACGCGCATGGATGACGCCGCGCCAGATCGCCTATAAGGCATTCGCGGTCAACATCTCCGATGCCGTGGCGATGAATGCCGTGCCGCGATACGCCCTGCTTGCAATCGGTATTCCATCTTCGTTCACTGCGGGCGAGGTGGATGCCCTGGCGGCGGGATTCGTCGAGGCCTCGGCCGCTTTTGGGTGCGAACTCGTTGGCGGGGATACCGTCAAGAGCGACCGGCTGATCATTTCGCTGACCATCGTCTCGGAAACGCGGCGTCCGCTGCGACGCAGCGGGATCAAGAGGGGCGATCTGCTCGCCTTCACGGGCAGCGTCGGCAAGGCGAAGCGGGAGCTGCAGTATCTGCTGGCGGGACGCAGGGCGCACGCGCAGTCGCACTATGTCCGGCCGCCGCTGCGCCGGGAGTTCATCGCCGCCGCCGCACCATATCTGCGGGCGGGGATGGACATCTCGGACGGGATCTACACCGACCTGCAGCGCCTGGCCGACCTGAACCGGACCGGCTTCTCCTTTTTCCGTCCCCTCGGCAAATCAGCGGGGTGCAGCGGGGAGGAGTACGAGATGCTCGTCGCTTTCCCGCCGCGGATGCGCAAGCGCGTCGAGTACCTGGCGCGCAAACACCGAACGCCATTGACCGTTTTCGCCCGGGCCGCACGGACCCGCTACAAAAACCCGTGCAAATCACACCACTTTTAAAGAGTACCATGGACCGTTTTTATTACTTGCAGCATGCACCGATTCCCTTCGTTTTCAAACAGAGCGTACGCGACTTTGTCGTCAACGAAATTCCGCTTTACCCTTTTACGGGCAACGGCGAACACCTTATCTTGCATGTACGCAAAAAGAACCTCTCCACCTGGGACCTCATCTCCCTGCTGGCGAAGTACCTCGGCATCAAAGGCAGGGAGATAGGCTACGCCGGCCTCAAAGACAAAAACGCGATGACGACACAGTACATCTCCTTGCCGAAGAAGTTTGAGAAGAAACTGGAGGGGTTCAGCCACGAGAACGTGAAGATCCTCGAGAAGACCTACCACAAGAACAAGATCCACATGGGGCACCTCAAGGGCAACCGCTTCTTCATCCGCCTCAAGAAGGTGACGCCGACGGCGGCCAAGAAGATCGACGAGGCGCTGAAACAGATCGCCGTCTACGGCATGCCGAACTTTTTCGGCTACCAGCGTTTCGGCATCGGCGGGGAGAACTGGAAGAAGGGAGAGGCCCTGCTGCGCGGGAAGATCAAGGAACGCAACGTCAAGCTCAAACGTCTTTATATTAATGCATATCAAAGCCACCTCTTTAACCTCTGGCTGAGCCGCCGCATCGAGGTGAGCACGCTGATCGGCAATTTTGACGCCAAAGAGATATCGCCGCTGCTCAACATCCCCGAAGATCAGCTCCAAAAGCTGGCGCAGCAGCCGCACCCCTACAAGCTCATCGAGGGGGACGTCATGATGCACTACCCGCACGGCCGCCCTTTCGAATTCGACGGTGACGCGGAGGATATCGAACGCTTCAACGAGCGTGACATCGTTCCGACGGGCCTACTGGTCGGTAAGCGGGCCAAACGCTCCACGGGCCTCTCCCGGGACTTCGAAAAGGCGTATGACGCCGTCCACGAGATCGACGGCCAGCGCCGCTATGCCTGGGTCTTCCCCGAAGAGGTGGAGGGCAAATACCGCGAGGAGGAAGCGTGGTACGAGCTGCACTTTACGCTCCCCAAAGGCTCCTATGCCACGGTCCTGATCGAAGAGATCGCCAAACGCAAAATTGACAACGACGAGGAAGCATGACACGCCATATCACCAACACCATTTCGCAGCAGTTCGGACGGTTCGCGTCCAAGGAGTTTCCCCGCTGGTTTCAAAAGATCGTCAACCAGGGTTATGTCAGCATCATGGGGCTGGACATGGGTGAGTTCTACGCGCCTGCCACCTACCGTTCGCTCAATGCGCTCTTCACCCGTAGCCTCAAGGCATCGCGTCACTTCTCCAACGATGCCGACGACCTTATCTCTCCGTGCGACAGCCTCATCACCGAGTGTGGCGATCTCGATGCGACGCAGGCGCTGCAGATCAAGGGGATGTCCTACTGCGTCCGGGAGCTGTTGGGGTCGGAGATCGATGATGCGAACAAGGACCGCATCGAGCACGGGCAGTTCATGAACTTCTACCTTTCGCCCCGCGACTATCACCGCTACCACGTTCCGACAAACATGAAAGTGCTCAAGGCGGTGCATATCCCCGGCAAGCTCTACCCGGTCAATATGCCTTCGCTCAACAAGCGGGCCGACCTCTTTATCGAGAACGAACGGGTGGTGATGGAGTGCGAGACCCAGCAGGGGAAACTTGTCTACCTCGTCCTTGTGGGTGCGCTCAACGTCGGGAAGATGCAGGTCAGTTTCGAGCCGCGCATCCAGACGAATGCGGACGCCCAGCAGCCGACGGCGTACAGCTTTGAGAATCTCCACCTTAAAAAGGGGGATGATTTTGGCTGTTTCGAGATGGGATCGACCATCGTCATGATCACGGAGAAAACGGCGATGGAACTGTCGGTGCAAGCGGGGCAGAAGGTCCGTTTCGGCGATACGATCGCAACCCTCTGACCCGGCGGCGCCGGGCAAAATCCCCCACTCCTTTCCTAAAATCAATTCCGGTCGTTACGATTGCTATCTGAAGGGCGAAGAAAAGTCGGTGTGCGTATCGTGATGATCACAGGCAAGCGGCGAA contains:
- the truD gene encoding tRNA pseudouridine(13) synthase TruD, yielding MDRFYYLQHAPIPFVFKQSVRDFVVNEIPLYPFTGNGEHLILHVRKKNLSTWDLISLLAKYLGIKGREIGYAGLKDKNAMTTQYISLPKKFEKKLEGFSHENVKILEKTYHKNKIHMGHLKGNRFFIRLKKVTPTAAKKIDEALKQIAVYGMPNFFGYQRFGIGGENWKKGEALLRGKIKERNVKLKRLYINAYQSHLFNLWLSRRIEVSTLIGNFDAKEISPLLNIPEDQLQKLAQQPHPYKLIEGDVMMHYPHGRPFEFDGDAEDIERFNERDIVPTGLLVGKRAKRSTGLSRDFEKAYDAVHEIDGQRRYAWVFPEEVEGKYREEEAWYELHFTLPKGSYATVLIEEIAKRKIDNDEEA
- a CDS encoding phosphatidylserine decarboxylase codes for the protein MTRHITNTISQQFGRFASKEFPRWFQKIVNQGYVSIMGLDMGEFYAPATYRSLNALFTRSLKASRHFSNDADDLISPCDSLITECGDLDATQALQIKGMSYCVRELLGSEIDDANKDRIEHGQFMNFYLSPRDYHRYHVPTNMKVLKAVHIPGKLYPVNMPSLNKRADLFIENERVVMECETQQGKLVYLVLVGALNVGKMQVSFEPRIQTNADAQQPTAYSFENLHLKKGDDFGCFEMGSTIVMITEKTAMELSVQAGQKVRFGDTIATL